One Primulina tabacum isolate GXHZ01 chromosome 10, ASM2559414v2, whole genome shotgun sequence DNA segment encodes these proteins:
- the LOC142505587 gene encoding F-box protein At5g51370-like, protein MSISPDEKRISDPDCDPNPILDLGKAKKKRRSSWSDHSSNERVDPNETLRHLFLKMRLQSLPNSDSTTPHSDSEPDSESSNPNPLIPPAPDCMSLLSDELLLKVLSKIPARKQHFSNSMVCKKWCVASGKLIQSIKLLDWDFLESGRLTFRFPNLVDASLVHACVQSDWNSGILFCNKLLSIHLSSGVVFENDGVFIRNEDVLDSEVVDRGVRIMVQGCRNLRRVVLMNVSEKGLSFLGEECECLQEMELHYSGDLALPGIFKCRNLQILKLIGSISGVYNSVVTDIGLTILAQGCRRLVKLELVGCEGSYDGIKAIGQCCQMLEELTLCNHKMDGGWLSALSYCVNLKTLKILSCNEIDGNPGSDEHLWPCPMLEELHLRQCQMREKQGVRALFLVCRTIQKLVIEDCWGLNSNIFAAASILRSIRSLSLEGCSLLTTEGLESIVLSWKQLDRLRVGSCNNVKDSEITPELATLFSDLKELKWRPDSKSLLHSSLSGTGIGQKGGISLRRK, encoded by the exons ATGTCGATTTCACCTGATGAAAAACGAATTTCCGATCCGGACTGCGACCCTAATCCGATTCTTGACCTCGGCAAGGCGAAGAAGAAGCGTCGCTCCAGCTGGTCCGACCACTCTTCCAACGAACGCGTCGACCCCAACGAGACATTGAGGCATTTGTTCCTCAAAATGCGCCTCCAATCTCTCCCCAACTCCGACTCCACCACCCCCCACTCCGACTCTGAGCCGGACTCTGAATCCTCCAACCCTAACCCTCTCATCCCTCCCGCGCCTGATTGCATGTCTCTCCTGTCCGACGAATTGTTGCTCAAAGTCCTCAGTAAAATTCCGGCCAGGAAGCAGCATTTTTCTAATTCAATGGTGTGCAAGAAGTGGTGTGTAGCGAGTGGGAAGTTGATTCAATCAATTAAGCTATTGGATTGGGACTTTTTGGAGTCTGGGAGGCTCACTTTCCGGTTTCCGAATTTAGTCGATGCTAGCCTTGTGCATGCATGCGTTCAGTCCGATTGGAATTCGGGAATTTTGTTCTGTAATAAGTTACTGTCGATTCATTTAAGTTCTGGGGTGGTGTTCGAAAATGATGGGGTTTTTATTAGGAACGAGGATGTATTGGATTCGGAAGTGGTCGACAGAGGGGTGAGAATAATGGTCCAGGGGTGTAGGAATTTGAGGAGAGTAGTTTTGATGAATGTTAGTGAGAAAGGCTTAAGTTTTTTGGGAGAAGAGTGCGAGTGTTTGCAGGAGATGGAGTTACATTATTCGGGTGATTTAGCCTTGCCCGGAATTTTTAAATGCCGGAATttgcaaattttgaaattgatAGGGAGCATAAGCGGGGTTTACAATTCTGTGGTTACGGATATTGGGTTGACGATTTTAGCTCAGGGGTGTAGAAGATTAGTAAAGCTTGAGTTAGTGGGATGCGAGGGGAGTTATGATGGCATTAAGGCAATAGGGCAGTGTTGTCAAATGTTAGAGGAGTTGACACTTTGTAATCATAAAATGGATGGTGGATGGTTGTCGGCTTTGTCATATTGTGTGAACTTGAAGACTTTAAAGATTCTGTCATGTAATGAAATTGATGGAAATCCTGGTTCAGATGAACACTTATGGCCATGCCCTATGCTTGAGGAGTTGCATTTACGTCAGTGTCAAATGCGAGAGAAGCAGGGTGTGAGAGCACTGTTTTTAGTGTGTCGGACAATTCAAAAGCTAGTTATAGAGGATTGTTGGGGATTGAACAGTAACATATTTGCTGCTGCCAGTATTCTTAG GAGCATTAGATCTCTGTCGCTGGAAGGATGCTCATTGTTGACAACAGAAGGATTAGAATCGATAGTTCTTTCTTGGAAGCAGCTTGATAGGCTTAGAGTAGGTTCATGTAACAATGTAAAGGACAGTGAAATAACACCAGAACTAGCAACTTTATTTTCTGATCTCAAAGAATTGAAGTGGCGGCCGGATTCCAAGTCACTTCTACACTCTAGCCTGTCTGGGACAGGAATTGGTCAAAAAGGTGGTATATCTTTGAGGAGGAAGTGA
- the LOC142505495 gene encoding T-complex protein 1 subunit alpha yields the protein MAVSSQTPDISGERQSGQDVRSQNVVACQAVANIVKSSLGPVGLDKMLVDDIGDVTITNDGATILKMLEVEHPAAKVLVELAELQDREVGDGTTSVVIIAAELLKRANDLVRNKIHPTSIISGYRLAMREACKYVDEKLAVKVEKLGKDSLVNCAKTSMSSKLIGADSDFFANLVVEAVQAVKMTNARGEVKYPIKGINILKAQGKSAKDSYLLKGYALNTGRAAQGMPLRVTQAKIACLDFNLQKTKMQMGVQVLVTDPRELEKIRQREADTTKERIEKILKAGANVVLTTKGIDDMALKYFVEAGAIAVRRVRKDDMRHVAKATGATAVSTFADMEGEETFDPSFLGHADEVVEERIADDDVIMIKGTKTNSAVSLILRGANDFMLDEMDRALHDALSIVKRTLESNTVVAGGGAVEAALSVYLENLATTLGSREQLAIAEFAESFLIIPKVLAVNAAKDTTELVAKLRAYHHAAQTKADKKHLSSMGLDLVNGTVRNNLEAGVIEPAMSKVKIIQFATEAAITILRIDDMIKLVKDESGNDED from the exons atggCCGTTTCATCGCAAACACCTGATATCTCCGGGGAGCGCCAATCTGGACAAGATGTTCGCTCTCAAAACg TCGTAGCATGCCAAGCGGTTGCAAACATTGTAAAATCTTCGCTTGGTCCTGTTGGTCTTGACAAG ATGCTTGTAGATGATATTGGTGATGTTACAATTACCAATGATGGTGCCACAATACTTAAGATGCTGGAAGTTGAGCATCCGGCTGCTAAG GTTCTTGTTGAGTTGGCTGAACTGCAAGACAGAGAAGTTGGAGATGGGACAACTTCTGTGGTGATCATAGCTGCTGAATTACTTAAG AGAGCAAACGACTTAGTGAGAAACAAGATTCACCCAACATCAATTATCAGTGGATACAGA CTTGCTATGAGGGAAGCATGCAAATATGTTGATGAAAAACTAGCTGTAAAG GTTGAAAAACTTGGCAAAGATTCTCTTGTAAACTGTGCCAAGACCAGCATGTCCTCAAAGTTGATAGGTGCTGATAGTGATTTCTTCGCAAATCTT GTTGTGGAGGCTGTACAAGCCGTGAAGATGACAAATGCAAGAGGTGAAGTTAAATATCCAATCAAG GGAATTAATATTCTTAAAGCCCAGGGGAAGAGTGCCAAAGATAGTTATCTACTTAAAGGATATGCTCTCAACACTGGGCGTGCTGCTCAGGGAATGCCTTTGAGGGTTACCCAGGCTAAAATTGCTTGTCTTGATTTTAATCTTCAAAAGACAAAAATGCAAATGGGTGTTCAAGTTTTAGTCACTGACCCCAGGGAGTTGGAAAAGATTCGTCAGAG AGAAGCTGACACGACAAAAGAACGTATTGAGAAGATTCTGAAGGCAGGAGCCAATGTTGTTTTAACAACGAAGGGAATTGATGACATGGCACTTAAG TACTTTGTGGAGGCTGGTGCAATAGCTGTAAGACGTGTCCGCAAGGATGACATGAGGCATGTTGCCAAGGCAACTGGTGCAACTGCG GTTTCAACATTTGCGGATATGGAAGGGGAAGAAACATTTGATCCATCATTTCTAGGACATGCAGATGAAGTAGTGGAGGAGCGAATTGCTGATGACGATGTGATTATGATAAAGGGGACCAAAACTAATAGTGCG GTTTCATTAATACTTAGAGGTGCAAACGACTTCATGCTGGATGAGATGGACCGGGCTTTGCATGATGCACTATCCATTGTCAAAAGAACTCTGGAATCTAATACA GTTGTTGCTGGCGGAGGTGCTGTCGAGGCTGCCCTATCTGTATAtctagagaatttggccactaCTTTGGGATCTAGGGAGCAGTTGGCTATTGCAGAGTTTGCTGAGTCTTTCTTGATTATTCCAAAG GTGCTTGCGGTAAATGCAGCTAAAGATACTACTGAGTTGGTTGCCAAGCTACGAGCTTACCACCACGCCGCACAAACTAAGGCAGATAAGAAGCATTTATCAAG CATGGGTCTAGATTTGGTGAATGGTACCGTTCGTAACAACTTGGAAGCTGGAGTTATTGAACCTGCAATGAGCAAAGTGAAGATTATTCAG TTTGCCACCGAAGCTGCTATAACTATTCTTCGAATTGATGACATGATAAAGCTCGTCAAAGACGAAAGTGGGAACGACGAAGATTAG
- the LOC142505628 gene encoding transcription factor UNE10-like, with the protein MTQCVPSWDIDDNSALPGLDYEVAELTWKNGQLAMHGLGPPRVPPIKHTAWDKPRAGAGTLESIVNQATRLPYPKSASDVSGDDIVPWFDHRRTMVNPAASASMTMTMDALVPCNNNNIISRNDNPVPSSHLLESGTCVVGCSTRVGSCSGVPATLDGGVVGGNHVPRLDINSCDTNGSASESATCGLDSQLLTRDTYEKELGVAGFTSPSTESPGNTSSGKEYSKSTGEDHDSVCHSRRLRYKCDDEGKKRGTRKSSVLTKRSRAAAIHNQSERKRRDRINQRMKTLQKLVPNSSKTDKASMLDEVIEYVKQMQAQVQVMRMNMSHMNMLPLTVMQQHQHLQMSMMNPMGMGMGMGMGIMEMNAMGRPGAGMLSPPTAGIPLPPPSFMPVGASWDNPGGPASVMTDPLSMFMAWQSQLMTMDAYNRLAALYQQFQQPPASS; encoded by the exons ATGACTCAGTGTGTACCCAGTTGGGATATTGATGATAATTCCGCACTGCCTGG GTTGGATTATGAAGTAGCAGAATTGACTTGGAAGAATGGGCAATTAGCCATGCATGGCTTAGGCCCTCCCCGCGTGCCTCCTATTAAGCACACTGCATGGGATAAGCCACGCGCCGGCGCCGGAACACTGGAGTCCATAGTCAACCAAGCCACGCGCCTCCCCTATCCCAAGTCCGCCTCAGATGTCAGCGGGGACGATATTGTCCCTTGGTTTGACCACCGCAGAACCATGGTCAACCCTGCGGCCAGCGCCTCCATGACCATGACAATGGACGCCTTAGTTCCATgcaataacaacaacataaTCAGCAGGAACGATAACCCGGTCCCCTCCTCGCACTTGCTGGAATCCGGCACGTGCGTGGTGGGGTGCTCCACCAGGGTGGGTTCGTGCAGCGGCGTCCCCGCCACCTTGGACGGCGGAGTTGTGGGAGGGAATCACGTCCCACGTTTGGACATCAACAGCTGTGACACGAACGGGAGCGCGAGCGAGAGCGCCACATGCGGTTTGGATAGCCAGCTGTTGACGCGTGATACCTACGAGAAGGAATTGGGAGTGGCGGGGTTCACGTCTCCGTCGACCGAATCACCGGGAAATACCAGTTCCGGTAAGGAATATAGCAAGAGCACCGGCGAGGACCATGACTCCGTGTGTCATAGTAGACGGCTG AGGTATAAATGTGACGATGAGGGGAAGAAAAGAGGAACTAGAAAGTCGTCAGTGTTAACAAAAAGGAGTCGGGCAGCTGCTATTCATAACCAGTCTGAACGT AAACGAAGGGACAGGATAAATCAAAGGATGAAGACTCTGCAGAAGTTGGTCCCAAATTCCAGCAAG ACGGATAAAGCTTCGATGCTGGATGAAGTGATAGAATATGTGAAACAGATGCAAGCACAAGTTCAGGTGATGAGGATGAACATGTCACACATGAATATGTTGCCATTAACAGTCATGCAGCAGCATCAGCACCTTCAAATGTCGATGATGAACCCTATGGGAATGGGAATGGGGATGGGGATGGGGATCATGGAGATGAATGCCATGGGGCGGCCGGGGGCCGGAATGTTGTCACCTCCGACTGCTGGAATCCCGCTCCCTCCCCCCTCCTTTATGCCGGTGGGGGCGTCGTGGGATAATCCCGGGGGACCTGCTTCGGTGATGACGGATCCGTTATCCATGTTCATGGCATGGCAATCGCAG CTAATGACAATGGATGCTTACAACAGGCTTGCAGCTTTGTATCAGCAATTCCAGCAACCACCTGCCTCTAGCTag